The Kosmotoga arenicorallina S304 nucleotide sequence AGGTAGGTTCATCCATGATATATAAATTGGCATCTTGTGAAAAAACAAGCGCAAGATATAAGAGGGTTAGCATACCACGTGAGAGATTGGAGATTTTTTCTCTCAGGTCAATATTGAATTCTTTTACCAGAGATATTGCCTTTTCTACATTCAGGCCCTCTGTCAATTCTCCGGCAAAGGTAATTAGCTTTTCAACTCTGTATGATGGATATAGGTTCTTCTCTTCAGGCAAATACGCCACAGGGCCCTCAAAGCTCACTTTTCCAGCGTTCTTTTTTCTCAGCCTGAGAATACATTTGAGCGTTGTCGTTTTTCCAGCGCCATTTGGACCAAGTAAAGCGAATACTTCCCCATCTTTTATTTCAAATGAGATATTGTCAACTGCTATATTGTAGCCATAGGACTTTTTTAAGTTTTCTACTCTGAGCATATTGTTCCCTCCACGTAATTCCCTATATTAGTATTTTAGCAAAATTCTATGCTTGAGCCTAAAGACTTGATAGCTGAGGCAGCTTTCGGCATAAAATAAGAAGTTTAGTTCATTCTTTTGAGGGCATCATTTTTAAAGCTCAGATAGTCTGAATAGTTTTCAACTGTGCTCGGGTTCTGTAAGGGGAAAGGAAGCGACTCGACAACGGTTTTTGTAATCGCGTGGGTAAAAAATATGCCTTTTTTCGTTAAATGACCACTATTGCAATAACCTGTTGCTTTTAGTAGCTTTATGTAGTATTTTATGTATTCCGGGAATGAGTCGCTGGGTTCACACTTAAGGTCATAAATCATTCTTGCGAATTTTCTCCAATCATCTGTTGCTTTGGTTTTTGGAGCTATAAACGCCATTTTTTTGCCGTTTTTTATTGCAAAGACATACGAAAAGAGATCCGGGTTTACAATCTTATAGCCTTCTCCAGTTGAAAAGGTAGCGGGTCCAAATCCAGCATAATCTTCGATGAGCTCGTCCCTTGAAGAGTCGTACAGTTCATCCCCCCTGGTAAAGACCCAAACTCCCTTTCTGGTATATTCACTGGAAATTAGCAGTTCAGCGGCTTGCTCAATGAACCTGAATTGGGTTTTCTCTGGAAGTGTTGATCTTCCATTATTTCGAATGCTCATATAGGGATAAATCGTCACCTGATCAGGTTGTATATTGGAAATTTCTGAAATATCCCCGATAAAGACTTTTTCAGTTTGCCCGGGTAATCCCACCATAAGATCAACGTTTATCCACAGTCCCAGTTTTTTCGCCGTCTCTATGATTTCTTTATAGCTCATCTTTTTATCATCCGTTCGACCTGTGAGATTGCTTACTTTTTTTGAGAAGCTCTCTATCCCCACGCTTATCTTGGTAAAACCGATTTTTTCCAATCCAGCTAAATAATCTTTTGTAAGTAAAGATGGCAGCAATTCAATCCCCATGTTCTCGATTTTGACCTT carries:
- a CDS encoding ABC transporter ATP-binding protein, producing the protein MLRVENLKKSYGYNIAVDNISFEIKDGEVFALLGPNGAGKTTTLKCILRLRKKNAGKVSFEGPVAYLPEEKNLYPSYRVEKLITFAGELTEGLNVEKAISLVKEFNIDLREKISNLSRGMLTLLYLALVFSQDANLYIMDEPTWGLDPIMRSQALKLIKDLSQSGKTILYTSHILSEVEKLADSIAIMKKGKILEIGQKGELIKSYAVIKVEKGKKAGGYLWKSTETEDIYIVKRKEEIQDYEPAPFEAVFEAVIKGDVQ
- a CDS encoding radical SAM protein; the encoded protein is MLTFLSKKMMSRSFKKTIYRFQELKPISFKGSFGVYLHVPFCYSKCSFCPFYKEIYTQRLKELYLKTLLTEIEDADISGVAKWVYFGGGTPNTLSLEELSKIVNLLSSKVKIENMGIELLPSLLTKDYLAGLEKIGFTKISVGIESFSKKVSNLTGRTDDKKMSYKEIIETAKKLGLWINVDLMVGLPGQTEKVFIGDISEISNIQPDQVTIYPYMSIRNNGRSTLPEKTQFRFIEQAAELLISSEYTRKGVWVFTRGDELYDSSRDELIEDYAGFGPATFSTGEGYKIVNPDLFSYVFAIKNGKKMAFIAPKTKATDDWRKFARMIYDLKCEPSDSFPEYIKYYIKLLKATGYCNSGHLTKKGIFFTHAITKTVVESLPFPLQNPSTVENYSDYLSFKNDALKRMN